A genomic window from Exiguobacterium acetylicum DSM 20416 includes:
- a CDS encoding ammonium transporter, with the protein MKLEQLAISVDTFYVLFAALLVFTMQIGFLLLETGMLRAKNAGHVAVKQIISFSVAALAFWAIGFGLTFGDGNSIIGTEGFLLQGGFSSLDWSNITIDVKFLFQLSFVAVSLAIAWGGFAERAKLSVYLLFGTFFVAIIYPIIARSVWAGGFLGSLGMQDFAGSTVVHLQGGIAALVAALLLKKRIGAEKTPLLGHNVIYSVVGAFILWLCWFGFNAGSTLTIADGFFSYVALTTLLATAAGALGALAISFWHRRVADIPSIINGVLAALVAITAACAFVEPWAAVVIGFLAGVITYGTSILLASRVDDPLCAFSVHGVAGIWGTLATGFFASPRLVEITGIGQAGLFYGGGFTQLGVQALGVVFAVVIVSVLSYAFLKVLDLTIGLRITREDELRGLDVAEHGQASYDLPAPVSKELRMVEEEDLSNERVN; encoded by the coding sequence ATGAAACTGGAACAACTCGCTATCTCAGTCGATACGTTTTATGTCTTATTCGCAGCACTACTAGTCTTTACGATGCAAATCGGATTCTTACTGCTAGAAACAGGGATGTTACGAGCGAAGAACGCGGGTCACGTCGCCGTCAAACAAATCATCAGCTTCTCAGTTGCCGCTCTCGCCTTTTGGGCAATCGGATTCGGATTGACGTTCGGTGATGGCAATTCCATCATCGGAACGGAAGGATTTTTATTACAAGGAGGATTCAGCAGTCTTGATTGGTCAAACATCACGATTGATGTGAAGTTCCTCTTCCAACTCTCATTCGTCGCTGTCTCCCTCGCGATCGCTTGGGGCGGATTCGCAGAACGTGCTAAATTATCCGTCTACCTGTTGTTCGGAACGTTTTTCGTTGCTATCATTTATCCGATCATCGCTCGTTCCGTTTGGGCAGGTGGATTCCTTGGTTCGCTCGGGATGCAAGACTTTGCTGGGTCAACGGTCGTCCACTTACAAGGTGGGATCGCTGCACTTGTTGCTGCTTTACTGCTTAAGAAACGAATCGGTGCTGAAAAAACACCGTTACTCGGACACAACGTCATCTATTCTGTCGTCGGTGCCTTCATCCTCTGGTTATGTTGGTTCGGCTTCAACGCTGGTTCGACACTAACGATTGCAGATGGATTCTTTAGTTACGTTGCCTTGACGACGTTACTGGCGACTGCAGCAGGTGCCCTCGGTGCTCTTGCCATCTCATTCTGGCACCGTCGTGTCGCAGATATCCCGTCGATCATCAACGGTGTATTAGCTGCACTCGTTGCCATCACAGCAGCCTGTGCCTTCGTTGAACCGTGGGCAGCTGTCGTCATCGGCTTCCTCGCTGGTGTGATCACGTATGGGACGAGTATTCTTCTCGCTAGCCGTGTAGATGATCCACTATGTGCCTTCTCCGTTCATGGCGTCGCTGGTATCTGGGGTACACTCGCAACTGGATTCTTCGCTTCACCACGACTCGTTGAAATCACAGGAATCGGACAAGCTGGTCTCTTCTATGGTGGCGGTTTTACGCAACTCGGTGTTCAAGCACTTGGTGTCGTCTTTGCCGTCGTCATCGTCAGCGTCTTAAGTTACGCATTCTTAAAAGTTCTCGACCTTACGATTGGTCTTCGGATCACACGCGAAGATGAACTACGTGGACTTGACGTCGCAGAACATGGTCAAGCTTCTTACGATCTCCCTGCTCCTGTCAGCAAAGAATTACGTATGGTCGAAGAAGAAGATCTCTCAAACGAACGTGTCAATTAA
- a CDS encoding MerR family transcriptional regulator encodes MNYREKKVMSIGIVCELTGLSERQIRYYEERKLIFPERTNGKTRKYSFTDVERLVEVAEKIEDGWRTHEIREKERKVTEQQRSDLIRGQLNAAFGLYKKQ; translated from the coding sequence ATGAACTACCGTGAGAAAAAGGTGATGTCGATCGGAATCGTCTGTGAATTGACCGGCTTGTCAGAACGTCAGATTCGTTACTATGAGGAACGGAAGTTAATCTTTCCAGAACGGACAAATGGAAAGACACGAAAATATTCGTTTACGGATGTCGAGCGACTCGTCGAAGTCGCGGAAAAAATCGAGGATGGCTGGCGCACGCACGAAATTCGAGAAAAAGAACGCAAGGTAACGGAACAACAACGTTCTGACTTGATTCGTGGTCAGTTGAATGCTGCATTCGGTCTTTACAAGAAACAGTGA
- the hemE gene encoding uroporphyrinogen decarboxylase has translation MMKKFNDTFLRAIRGEQIDHVPVWYMRQAGRYQAEYREIKKTRTLFEITHDSELGAYVTELPVKQLGVDAAILYKDIMTPLPSMGVDVEIKSGIGPVIANPIRTMADVEALQPFNREDIPYIYETIRLLRERLEVPLIGFSGAPFTLASYMIEGGPSKGYHKTKALMYGQPEVWHALMEKLGDMVIDYIKSQVDAGIQAFQIFDSWVGTTSRKDYVRYIKPTMERIFTELKDTGVPMIMFGVGASHLAEEWHSLPLDVVGLDWRLSIDEARERGLTKPVQGNLDPSYLLAPWDILEAKTKEILDMGMKQPGFIFNLGHGIFPEVDPEVLKRLTAFIHDYSKEKMEVGK, from the coding sequence ATGATGAAGAAATTCAATGATACGTTTTTGCGGGCGATCCGTGGCGAGCAGATTGATCACGTTCCCGTCTGGTACATGCGACAAGCAGGTCGTTATCAAGCGGAATATCGTGAAATCAAGAAGACGCGGACGCTTTTCGAGATCACACATGACTCGGAACTAGGCGCATATGTGACAGAACTACCTGTAAAACAATTAGGGGTCGATGCAGCGATTCTGTACAAAGACATCATGACGCCACTTCCATCGATGGGTGTTGACGTCGAAATCAAGAGTGGCATCGGGCCAGTCATTGCGAATCCGATTCGCACGATGGCAGATGTAGAAGCACTGCAACCTTTCAACCGTGAAGATATTCCGTATATCTATGAAACAATTCGTTTGTTACGGGAGCGACTCGAAGTACCGTTGATTGGTTTTTCCGGGGCACCATTCACGCTCGCGAGCTATATGATTGAAGGTGGTCCTTCGAAGGGATACCATAAGACGAAAGCATTGATGTATGGACAACCTGAGGTATGGCATGCCTTAATGGAGAAACTAGGTGACATGGTCATCGATTACATCAAATCACAAGTAGATGCAGGAATCCAAGCGTTCCAAATCTTTGATTCATGGGTCGGAACGACAAGCCGGAAAGATTATGTCCGTTACATCAAGCCGACGATGGAACGCATTTTCACGGAATTAAAAGACACAGGCGTGCCGATGATCATGTTCGGTGTAGGAGCGAGTCACTTGGCGGAGGAATGGCACAGTTTACCGTTAGACGTCGTCGGACTTGATTGGCGTTTGTCGATCGACGAAGCGCGTGAGCGTGGACTGACGAAACCTGTCCAAGGAAACCTCGACCCATCTTATCTGTTAGCGCCATGGGATATCCTTGAAGCAAAAACGAAGGAGATTCTCGACATGGGAATGAAGCAACCAGGCTTCATCTTTAATCTCGGTCACGGCATCTTCCCGGAAGTCGATCCAGAAGTATTGAAACGTTTGACTGCATTTATCCATGATTATTCGAAAGAAAAAATGGAGGTAGGAAAATGA
- the hemH gene encoding ferrochelatase, whose protein sequence is MKTLGLLVMAYGTPYKPEDIERYYTHIRRGRKPSPEALAELTERYEAIGGVSPLAQVTIDQAEELHRQLSEKYAGEIEFKLYLGLKHIEPFVEDAVEQMAKDGITEAVTVVLAPHYSTFSIRSYNGRAKEVADKHGIHLASVESWYKEEAFLDWWGKEIRKTFDALPVPEEKAVLVVSAHSLPEKIIANGDPYPEQLKETAELIAQRAGVPHMITGWQSAGQTPEPWLGPDVQDLTRDVYEEKGYEAFVYVPVGFVADHLEVLFDNDYECKVVCDELGIHYARPVMPNANPAFMKAVTEAVAKQVGSYVQ, encoded by the coding sequence ATGAAGACGTTAGGACTACTTGTTATGGCGTACGGTACGCCATATAAACCAGAAGATATCGAGCGTTATTATACGCACATCCGTCGCGGACGCAAACCGTCTCCAGAAGCATTGGCAGAGTTGACGGAACGTTACGAAGCCATCGGTGGTGTCTCACCACTCGCACAAGTCACGATTGATCAGGCTGAAGAGCTACACCGTCAATTGTCTGAGAAATATGCTGGTGAAATTGAGTTCAAGCTCTATCTTGGTCTGAAACACATCGAGCCGTTCGTTGAGGATGCTGTCGAGCAAATGGCAAAAGACGGCATCACGGAGGCGGTCACGGTCGTTTTAGCACCGCACTATTCGACGTTCAGTATCCGTTCATACAATGGTCGTGCGAAGGAAGTCGCGGACAAGCACGGTATTCATTTAGCATCTGTTGAATCGTGGTACAAAGAAGAAGCGTTCCTCGATTGGTGGGGTAAAGAAATCCGCAAGACGTTCGACGCTTTACCAGTACCTGAAGAGAAAGCTGTCCTTGTCGTTTCAGCACACAGTCTGCCTGAGAAAATCATCGCAAACGGTGATCCATACCCAGAGCAATTGAAAGAAACAGCCGAATTGATCGCACAACGTGCAGGTGTACCGCACATGATCACAGGCTGGCAATCGGCTGGACAAACGCCAGAACCATGGCTTGGACCAGATGTTCAGGATTTGACGCGTGATGTTTACGAAGAAAAAGGATACGAAGCATTCGTCTACGTACCCGTTGGTTTCGTTGCCGATCACTTAGAAGTACTGTTTGATAATGATTACGAGTGTAAAGTCGTCTGTGACGAACTCGGAATCCATTATGCGCGACCTGTCATGCCAAATGCGAATCCAGCTTTCATGAAGGCTGTCACGGAAGCCGTAGCGAAACAGGTGGGTAGTTATGTCCAGTAA
- the hemG gene encoding protoporphyrinogen oxidase — protein MSSKRLVIVGGGISGLAAAYYAEKQFPEMNITLLEAEGRLGGKVATYRDEGLTIERGPDSYVARKHVLTDLIEEIGLGEQLVRNNTSQAYILDVRGLHPIPKGAVMGIPTDLELFAETSLLTEEEKAEVSERLLHPAPDLTIPETDIPLGEYLRPRLGDALVEKLIEPLLSGIYAGDIDRMSTFATYPQFVANEQKAGSLFEGMRLMRPLDQQQGPTLKATGQFLSLATGLESLVERLEGVLERTEIRLETPLRSIEREEDGRYRLETDHGPEYADDILLTIPHHQVVSLLPEATLPGLANLSTHSTATVTLIFDKETALPIDGTGFIVNRRAPYSITACTAIDQKWNHAAPNHTVLRAFIGRPGKDALVRESDEVIERVVLEDLENICGRPLQPERVVISRLLDGLPAYTVGHAQRIQEVREIVSSHYPHIHLAGLAYDGVGLPDCVAGVKATLEQMALQQPEPCPES, from the coding sequence ATGTCCAGTAAACGTCTCGTCATCGTGGGCGGTGGTATATCAGGACTTGCAGCCGCCTATTATGCAGAGAAACAGTTTCCGGAAATGAATATCACGTTACTCGAGGCAGAAGGTCGTCTCGGTGGTAAGGTGGCGACATATCGGGACGAAGGATTGACGATCGAGCGTGGACCGGATTCATACGTCGCTCGGAAACACGTGCTGACGGATCTCATCGAAGAGATCGGATTAGGGGAACAACTCGTTCGCAATAACACGTCGCAAGCGTATATCTTGGATGTGCGCGGTCTCCACCCGATTCCAAAAGGTGCCGTCATGGGTATCCCGACCGATTTAGAGTTATTCGCAGAGACATCTCTATTGACGGAAGAAGAAAAAGCAGAGGTGTCAGAACGCTTGCTTCACCCTGCTCCTGATTTGACGATTCCGGAAACGGACATTCCATTAGGGGAATACCTGCGTCCGCGTCTTGGAGATGCGCTCGTTGAGAAGTTGATCGAACCGCTTCTTTCAGGCATCTATGCGGGTGATATCGACCGGATGAGTACGTTTGCAACCTATCCGCAATTTGTTGCCAATGAACAAAAAGCAGGAAGTTTGTTCGAAGGAATGCGTCTCATGCGTCCGCTTGACCAACAACAAGGTCCGACGCTCAAAGCGACAGGTCAATTCTTGTCACTTGCTACTGGACTTGAATCCCTTGTCGAGCGGCTAGAAGGGGTGCTTGAACGGACAGAAATTCGTCTTGAGACACCACTTCGCTCCATTGAACGGGAAGAAGATGGGCGGTATCGTCTCGAAACGGATCATGGTCCAGAGTATGCCGATGATATTTTGTTGACGATTCCGCATCACCAAGTCGTGTCCCTGTTACCAGAAGCGACGCTTCCAGGGCTTGCGAACCTTTCGACACACTCAACGGCGACGGTTACGTTGATTTTCGATAAAGAAACTGCGTTACCGATTGATGGAACAGGATTCATCGTCAACCGTCGGGCACCGTATTCGATTACAGCATGCACGGCGATTGATCAAAAGTGGAATCATGCGGCACCAAATCATACCGTGCTCCGTGCCTTCATCGGACGCCCCGGAAAAGATGCACTCGTTCGTGAATCAGATGAAGTGATTGAACGCGTCGTCTTAGAAGACCTTGAAAACATCTGTGGTCGTCCATTGCAACCGGAACGTGTCGTCATCAGTCGTCTATTAGACGGCTTACCGGCCTACACGGTAGGACATGCACAGCGGATTCAAGAAGTGCGAGAAATCGTCTCTTCTCACTATCCACACATTCATTTAGCCGGACTTGCTTATGATGGTGTTGGATTGCCAGACTGTGTGGCAGGTGTCAAAGCGACGCTTGAACAAATGGCGTTACAACAACCAGAACCATGTCCAGAATCATGA
- the cls gene encoding cardiolipin synthase — MVEVWSTFTIIIVYGLLIMNILAVLTVIFLERRDIGATWAWVFILYFVPLVGFLVYLFFGRLLKKTNFYRVTDEEQLEQDRRIALQKKELVTMGRHPMIQKHRDMIRMNLMSNGSLLSLSNQLQILSDGEQKFNRMIQDIRQAEHEVNIQYYIIQKDRLGLALIDTLTDCARRGIKVRLLYDAVGSRSLKRTDFKDLLAHGGEVFAFFPSTIGFVNFRLNNRNHRKSCIIDGRIGYIGGFNVGTEYLGIDEKFGYWRDTHFRLEGDVVHDQLDRFILDWNQASDVYTEKSLFYYGTHRIQDILPMQIVTSGPDSRSEYLKLALIKMINEAKRTIYIQSPYFIPDTSYLDACKAALLSGVEVRIMIPNKPDHPFVYWATTAAVGELLSYGAKIYTYEPGFLHAKTIVVDGEVASVGTTNIDARSFRLNFEMNTIVYDQEVTIELERLFLADCEVSKLMTVDSYAARSRMIKFKESISRLLSPIL, encoded by the coding sequence ATGGTGGAAGTATGGAGTACATTCACGATCATCATCGTCTACGGATTGCTCATCATGAATATCTTGGCTGTTCTGACAGTTATTTTTCTCGAACGGCGCGATATTGGTGCGACGTGGGCATGGGTATTCATCTTGTATTTCGTTCCGCTCGTAGGATTTCTCGTCTATCTGTTTTTCGGAAGACTGTTGAAAAAAACGAATTTTTATCGTGTCACGGATGAAGAACAACTGGAACAGGATAGACGGATTGCCTTACAGAAAAAAGAACTTGTAACGATGGGACGGCACCCGATGATTCAAAAGCACCGGGATATGATTCGGATGAACCTGATGTCGAACGGTTCGTTACTCAGTCTCTCCAATCAACTGCAGATTCTTTCGGATGGCGAGCAGAAGTTCAATCGGATGATTCAAGATATCCGCCAGGCTGAGCATGAAGTGAATATCCAGTACTACATCATTCAGAAAGACCGCCTCGGGTTAGCGTTGATCGATACATTAACCGATTGTGCCCGTCGAGGAATCAAAGTCCGTCTCTTGTATGATGCTGTCGGATCACGCAGTCTCAAACGGACGGATTTCAAGGATTTACTCGCACACGGCGGAGAAGTGTTTGCCTTTTTCCCATCGACGATCGGATTCGTTAATTTTCGATTGAACAACCGCAATCACCGTAAATCTTGTATCATCGATGGTCGAATCGGTTACATTGGTGGGTTCAACGTCGGTACGGAATATCTCGGGATCGATGAAAAGTTTGGCTACTGGCGAGATACACATTTTCGCTTGGAAGGTGACGTCGTTCACGATCAGCTTGATCGCTTTATTCTCGACTGGAACCAAGCAAGTGACGTCTATACGGAAAAATCTTTGTTTTACTATGGAACGCACAGGATTCAGGATATATTACCGATGCAAATCGTCACGTCGGGTCCGGATTCCCGTTCAGAATATTTGAAGCTTGCCTTGATTAAGATGATTAACGAAGCAAAACGGACGATTTACATCCAATCGCCTTATTTCATTCCAGACACGAGTTATTTAGATGCGTGTAAGGCAGCTCTTCTGTCCGGAGTGGAAGTGCGAATTATGATCCCGAACAAACCGGACCATCCATTTGTTTACTGGGCAACGACTGCTGCTGTAGGGGAACTACTATCTTACGGAGCTAAAATCTACACGTATGAACCTGGATTTTTACATGCGAAGACGATCGTCGTCGATGGCGAGGTTGCTTCGGTTGGAACGACGAATATCGATGCACGAAGTTTTCGGTTGAATTTTGAAATGAATACGATTGTCTATGATCAGGAAGTAACGATTGAACTAGAACGGCTCTTCCTCGCCGATTGTGAGGTATCAAAGCTCATGACGGTCGATTCGTATGCCGCGCGTTCAAGAATGATTAAATTCAAGGAAAGTATTTCGCGTTTGTTGTCCCCGATCTTGTAA
- a CDS encoding Cof-type HAD-IIB family hydrolase: MANPIKLLVSDMDGTVLSGKQRIEPETIQAIEAAREQGVEFAIATGRNYLNAKELTDAAGIHCPIIASNGARVMTVDGEELSATTLTTEQAQQIYGIISQYEVFFEMFCDQGLVTAQGATIDAAYDSLKELSEESDRAKQVLDFFHDRYYVQEDVKMIDGFRSYIRNQAGQVFKFISFSFDQELMKKIWQEIEQKVDGVYVTSSGHDNIEVMAAGADKGTAVKILADHLGVPIEQVAVIGDNLNDIPMFKVAGKAIAMGNGHDEAKAIAHHVTKTNNEHGVGYAIQQLASRAW, translated from the coding sequence ATGGCAAATCCAATCAAACTACTCGTATCAGACATGGATGGAACCGTTCTTTCGGGTAAACAACGAATTGAACCGGAAACGATTCAGGCAATTGAAGCAGCACGCGAACAAGGTGTCGAGTTTGCAATCGCGACAGGACGTAACTACTTAAATGCAAAAGAATTAACAGATGCAGCAGGAATCCACTGTCCGATCATCGCGTCAAACGGGGCACGTGTGATGACCGTCGATGGAGAAGAGTTGAGTGCGACGACGTTAACGACGGAGCAAGCGCAACAAATTTACGGCATCATCAGTCAATATGAAGTCTTCTTCGAGATGTTCTGTGATCAAGGACTCGTGACAGCACAAGGGGCGACAATCGATGCAGCCTACGATTCGTTGAAAGAGTTGAGTGAAGAGAGTGATCGGGCAAAACAAGTGCTCGATTTCTTCCACGATCGCTATTATGTCCAAGAAGACGTCAAGATGATTGATGGATTCCGATCGTACATTCGCAACCAAGCAGGACAAGTGTTCAAGTTCATCTCGTTCTCGTTTGATCAAGAATTAATGAAAAAGATTTGGCAGGAAATCGAGCAGAAGGTCGACGGTGTCTATGTCACGTCGTCAGGACACGATAATATCGAAGTCATGGCAGCTGGGGCCGATAAAGGAACGGCAGTTAAAATTCTTGCCGACCACCTTGGTGTTCCGATTGAACAAGTCGCTGTCATCGGTGATAACTTGAACGATATCCCGATGTTCAAGGTTGCCGGCAAGGCGATTGCGATGGGGAATGGTCATGATGAAGCAAAAGCGATTGCCCATCACGTGACGAAAACAAACAATGAGCACGGCGTCGGATATGCGATTCAGCAGTTGGCGTCCCGCGCTTGGTAA
- the mscL gene encoding large-conductance mechanosensitive channel protein MscL — MFKAFKEFAFRGNVIDLAVGVILGAAFSGIIKSLVDSVFMPLIGIIIGGIDVKGLSVMVGNAELQYGQFLQASIEFLLIAFALFLFVKGITSFRKKEEVVEEEAAPTTEEKLLTEIRDALVRQNESSTKN, encoded by the coding sequence ATGTTTAAGGCATTCAAGGAGTTCGCCTTTCGCGGAAATGTGATTGACTTAGCGGTCGGGGTCATTCTCGGTGCTGCCTTTAGCGGGATCATCAAGTCGCTTGTCGACAGTGTCTTCATGCCGTTGATCGGAATCATCATCGGTGGCATTGATGTCAAAGGCTTGTCAGTCATGGTCGGAAACGCGGAGTTACAGTATGGTCAGTTTCTTCAAGCAAGTATTGAATTCTTGTTGATCGCATTTGCTCTGTTCCTCTTCGTCAAGGGCATCACTTCGTTCCGAAAGAAAGAAGAAGTCGTCGAAGAAGAGGCAGCGCCAACGACAGAAGAAAAATTACTGACAGAAATTCGGGACGCCTTGGTTCGTCAGAATGAGTCATCGACGAAAAATTAA
- a CDS encoding ATP-dependent helicase produces the protein MHEDFFEQMERLTGIQLNPVQQQAIEHDHGPLLLLASPGSGKTTTLNFKIAYLILQKKIEPHRILGLTFSKAAAREMADRFYHLFHELIGTTAAFSTIHSFAFQVVRDHTSQQRLSYTIIEGPMDQQHPNAPHKRMLLRRIFQEMNRSVITDDQMDELLRMISFVKNRLLSLKEIKAVPTTIKHFPDIYVAYEQFKSRDPLHPLLDFDDMLTYANTILEQDRRLLQHYQRRFDYILTDESQDTSLVQHQLVEKLALPHNRLCVVADDDQTLYSWRGADASKILHFKDTYPNATILYMEQNYRSSQDIVSVANQFIQRNKARYPKQMFTENAAVRPIILETLPTYEDQTRYLLNQLRTETNYREVAILYRNNASSINVMNALDQANIPFYIKDVDHKFFSHWILKDILNFMTFAQDPTDIEILATIHTKFAGYISKAQLAQLQQFGTGESLFDLLINKIEMKFYQKKQLQQMKRTFASIQTVRPSAALSLIRHELGYEKNLRKMSESLGFSLDHLLETLNTIDNIASDVPTLLAFRERISHLEQLMRDAKQNKNQNAVTLSTFHSAKGLEFDRVFMIDLVAGILPSADTIKAYKNGQLDDMEEAARLFYVGMTRARHELHLLSYRFKSKSFDVSPFVEDVHRLVTPDAAKRKVEHHRPAVTARASIPPLPITENMRVSHTAFGPGTVLHLVDDVLEISFDQGMKKQLSLQVCSENALLEIL, from the coding sequence ATGCATGAAGATTTTTTCGAACAGATGGAGCGATTGACCGGCATTCAACTGAATCCTGTTCAACAACAGGCAATCGAACATGACCATGGTCCGTTGCTGTTACTCGCCTCACCCGGCTCTGGAAAAACAACGACGCTTAATTTTAAAATTGCCTATTTGATTTTACAAAAAAAGATCGAACCACATCGTATTCTAGGGCTGACCTTCAGTAAAGCGGCAGCGCGTGAGATGGCGGATCGATTTTATCACTTATTCCATGAGCTAATCGGAACAACGGCAGCTTTTTCAACGATCCATAGTTTTGCTTTTCAAGTCGTTCGGGATCATACATCCCAGCAACGTCTCTCCTATACGATCATCGAAGGACCGATGGATCAACAACATCCGAATGCGCCACATAAACGCATGTTACTCCGGCGTATTTTCCAGGAAATGAATCGGAGTGTCATTACTGATGATCAGATGGATGAGTTATTACGGATGATTTCCTTCGTCAAGAACCGTCTCCTGTCTTTAAAGGAAATCAAGGCAGTACCGACGACGATTAAACATTTTCCTGATATCTATGTGGCATATGAACAATTTAAGTCGCGTGATCCCTTACATCCGTTACTCGACTTTGACGATATGTTGACGTATGCAAATACGATTTTGGAGCAAGACCGTCGTCTGTTGCAACATTATCAGCGACGCTTTGACTATATTTTAACGGATGAGAGTCAGGATACGTCACTCGTCCAGCATCAATTGGTCGAGAAGTTAGCCTTACCACACAACCGTCTATGTGTCGTCGCGGATGATGACCAAACACTGTACAGTTGGCGTGGTGCAGATGCTTCGAAAATCCTTCATTTCAAGGATACGTATCCGAATGCGACGATTCTTTATATGGAGCAAAATTATCGTTCGTCTCAAGACATCGTATCCGTCGCGAACCAATTCATTCAGCGCAATAAAGCACGCTATCCGAAACAGATGTTCACGGAGAACGCTGCTGTTCGTCCAATCATCTTAGAGACGCTACCGACTTATGAAGATCAGACCCGCTATCTGTTGAATCAGTTACGGACAGAGACAAATTATCGTGAAGTAGCCATCTTATATCGCAACAACGCTTCTTCAATTAACGTCATGAATGCGTTAGATCAAGCAAATATCCCTTTCTACATTAAGGATGTTGATCATAAATTCTTCAGTCATTGGATTTTGAAGGATATTTTAAATTTCATGACATTCGCACAAGATCCAACAGATATCGAGATTCTAGCAACCATCCATACGAAATTCGCCGGGTATATCTCAAAAGCGCAACTGGCTCAATTGCAGCAGTTCGGTACGGGTGAGTCTTTGTTTGATCTGCTTATAAATAAAATCGAGATGAAGTTCTATCAAAAGAAACAACTCCAGCAAATGAAACGGACGTTTGCTTCCATTCAGACCGTTCGTCCGTCTGCTGCGCTTTCCCTCATTCGTCATGAATTAGGATACGAAAAGAATTTACGGAAAATGAGTGAGAGTCTTGGTTTTAGCCTCGATCATCTGCTCGAAACATTGAATACGATCGATAATATCGCAAGCGATGTACCGACGTTACTTGCCTTTCGCGAACGAATATCGCATCTTGAACAGTTAATGCGTGATGCGAAACAAAATAAAAATCAAAATGCGGTCACCCTCTCGACCTTCCACAGTGCGAAAGGACTCGAATTCGATCGTGTCTTCATGATCGATCTCGTCGCAGGGATTCTACCGTCAGCTGATACGATTAAAGCTTATAAGAATGGGCAACTCGATGATATGGAAGAAGCAGCGCGCTTGTTTTACGTCGGCATGACAAGGGCAAGACATGAACTACATCTCCTGTCCTATCGTTTTAAATCAAAATCATTTGATGTCTCGCCATTCGTCGAAGACGTCCATCGTCTTGTCACGCCTGACGCTGCAAAACGAAAAGTAGAGCACCATCGCCCTGCTGTTACAGCGCGAGCTAGCATTCCTCCACTACCGATCACTGAGAACATGCGTGTCTCGCATACAGCATTTGGTCCTGGAACCGTCTTGCACCTGGTTGACGACGTGCTAGAAATTTCATTTGATCAAGGAATGAAAAAACAGCTTTCGTTACAAGTCTGCTCTGAAAATGCATTACTCGAAATTTTATGA
- a CDS encoding GNAT family N-acetyltransferase, with protein sequence MSVVKLHMYTNEHYEQCEAFILPEEQVQFTSFPTDVVTDAVAHPDKFPVVIKKDDLVVGFFILHLNPPKTHRTHEQSVLLRAFSIDVRHQHQGYAKEAMMQLPEFVHHHFPEVTAITLAVNKKNIAAKSLYFKTGYVDTLQSVMGPIGEQHILAFDLEKELRLKH encoded by the coding sequence ATGTCTGTAGTGAAATTACACATGTATACGAATGAACATTATGAACAATGTGAGGCGTTCATTCTTCCAGAAGAACAAGTCCAGTTTACTTCTTTTCCGACGGATGTCGTCACAGATGCAGTTGCCCATCCAGATAAATTCCCGGTCGTCATCAAAAAAGACGATCTCGTCGTCGGATTTTTTATTCTCCATCTCAATCCCCCTAAAACACATCGAACACATGAACAAAGTGTCCTGTTACGTGCCTTTTCCATTGATGTACGCCATCAACACCAAGGATACGCGAAGGAGGCAATGATGCAGTTGCCAGAGTTTGTCCATCATCATTTTCCAGAAGTCACAGCGATCACACTGGCAGTCAATAAGAAGAATATTGCTGCAAAATCATTGTATTTCAAGACGGGATACGTCGATACGTTACAGTCCGTCATGGGTCCGATTGGGGAGCAACACATCCTTGCATTTGATTTAGAAAAAGAACTGCGATTGAAGCATTGA